The following nucleotide sequence is from Bacteroidota bacterium.
CAATAGGATATAAAGTATTATGGAGTGGTTTAAATGCCTTATTAAAATTACAATTCAGCAGCATCAATTTATTAATGTTGATCGCTGCTGTAGGTGCATTTTATTTAGGAGAATACCCCGAAGCTGCGGTTGTTATTGTATTGTACGTATTGGGCGAACGCTTGGAGGATATTGGAATTGAAAATAGTAAATC
It contains:
- a CDS encoding cation-transporting P-type ATPase is translated as MPLAPFIYAGFIFAIGYKVLWSGLNALLKLQFSSINLLMLIAAVGAFYLGEYPEAAVVIVLYVLGERLEDIGIENSKS